The genomic interval AGGTGACGATCACCACGAGCCTCGAATCCTCCGGCTGGAACAGGGCCTCGAACACCACGCCCGTGGGAGAGGCCGCCAGGGTCCGCAGGATGAAGGCCGCCCGCTCCTCCACGCTCACGCCCGCGGCGGGAATCTCCTCCACCACCTCGCGGCTGCGCTCGAGCACGCGACGGAACGCCGCGAGCAGGTCTTCCACGGAGACCCCCACCAGGGGAAGCTCCGAGGGATCCACCTCCACGGGAGGCCGGGTGAACACCCGGCTCTGCACGGCTTCCAAGGCCGCCAGGGCGCTTGCCACGTCCCGGAATGCCCGGTACGCTTCCAGGTTCACCTCCATGGGGGATTCCGCCTCCGCGTCGGCTTCCTCCACGTTCACCCCGGGGGCGGGTCGGGCGGGGAGGAGCTGCAGGCTCTTGAGGGCCACCAGCATCGCCGCCTGCTGGAGGAAGTGGGTCCGGGCCTCGAGGTCCTCTTCCGGCAGGGCGTCCAGGACCGAGCGGATGGCCTCCGCGACCGAGACCTCCCTCAGGTCCAGCTCCCCTACCTGAGCCCGGCGCACGGCCTCCGAGACCGTCCCCTCGAATCCCGGGATCCGGATCAACGGCTCGTCTCGGGTCACGGAAACGCCCTCGGGCGGAGGAACGGGGCCGGATCAGGACGGGAAAGTTCACGCTCCCGGAGAAGCCACGGCGACCGTGCTCCACACCCGGAGCAGGGCGTCCGAGGAGACCACTTCCCCGAAGTAGCGGTCCAGGTTCCGGAGGGACGCCCGGTGATCCTCCTCGGAGAGGGCGGAGCAGCAGTCCTCCACCACCACCACGTAGTACTCCCGCTGACAGGCATCCCGGGCCGTGGTCTCCACGCATACGTTGGTCACGGTCCCCGTGAGCACCACCGTCCGGATCCCCCGGCCCCGCAGCACGAGGTCCAGGGAGGTTCCGAAGAACGCGCTGTACCGGTGCTTGTAGAGCACGAGGTCCTGCGGCTGAGGCGGGAGCACGAACTCCGCGCCCCACGTTCCGGGCCGCAGCATGCTGACCCGCCGCCGGTGCGCGCGGCGCTCCGTCCACACCGGGGTGAGCACCTCCGGGAGGTAGTGCGTCCCCACGAACACCACCTGCACCCCTGCGGTTCGGGCATGCCGGAGGAGGGCTTCCAGGCGGGGGAGCATCCGGTGGGTGGCCTCCAGGGGCATGCCGAGCTTCCCCCAAGCACCTTCCGGATGGCAGAAGTCGTTCTGCATGTCGATCACCAGGAGCGCGGTGTGTTGGGGTCGGACCTTCTCTTCCAGCTTCATGGATTCCCTCCGGGCACGATCACGTGGAACCCCAAGGTGCCGAACTCGCTCATGGCCTGCAGGACCTCCGTGGACTCCTCCAAGGACACGGTCTGGGTCACGAGCCGTCCGGGATCCACCTTGCCCATGGCCACCAGGTTCAACAGACCCCGGTGGCTCGCCACGGGGCAGCCGAAACTTCCGAGAAAGGAGATCTCGTGTCGCACCAGGTAGTCCACGGGGATGGAGACCCTTCCCTGCTCCTTCTGACTGGTGAGGCCGATCTGCACGTGCCGTCCCCCTCGTCGCAGGGCCAGGACTGCGGGCACCGTGGTCTCCTCGCTCCCCAGGGCCTCCACGGTGATGTCCGCCCCTTCCCCCGTGAGGGCCCGGATGGCCTCCACGGGATCCCCGCGCGCGGCGTTCACCGTGGCCACCGCGCCTTCTGCCCGTGCCTTCTCCAGCTTGTCCTCCCGGATGTCCACCGCGATGGGCCGTGCTCCGAGGGCGCTGCTGATCTGCACCGCGCTGAGCCCCACCCCGCCCACCCCGAAGATCGCCACCCACTCCCCGGGCCGCAGCTGGGCCCGGTCCACGATTCCGTGGTAGGCGGTCATATACCGGCAGCCCAAGGCGGCGGCGCTGATGAACCCGATGTTCTCCGGGAGCCGCAGCAGATTCACGTCCGCCTCCGGGATCAGAACCTTCTCCGCGTACCCCCCGTTGCGGCGCACGCCAAGCCCGCCCCCCGTCAGACACAGGTTGGAACGGCCGGCGGAGCAGTACTCGCACCTGCCGCAGGCCACGTGGAAGGGCACCGTTACCCGGTCCCCCACCCGAACGGACCGCACCCCTTCCCCCACCGCCTCCACCACGCCCGCCAGCTCGTGTCCGGGCACCACGGGAAGGGTCGGGGCCCTGCCCAGCCATCCCCAGTCTCCCTGCCAGACGTGCCAGTCCGTGCGGCAGATCCCGCACGCGTGCACCCGGACCACCGCGTCCGTGGGACCCGGTTCCGGATCCGGGAGCTCCTGGATCACCAGCGGCTCCCGAAACCCCACCATCACCGCCGCCCGCACCACCCCACCTCCCTGTGCCGCACAACAAGCCTCACGGCACCAGAACGACCTTCCCGAACTGCTGCCCGGCCTCCAGGAAGGCATGCGCCTCCCGGACCTCGGACAGGGGGAACACCCGGTCCACCACGGGCTTGAGAACGCCCCGCTCGATGAGGGGCAACAGCTCCCACAGCTCCCACTTCCCGCCCATGTACGTCCCGTACACGGTCACTGCCTTGCCGAAGATGTACCGGATGTCCGTCTGCACCACCGATCCCGTGGTGGCCCCGCACAACACGAGCCGCCCGCCCCGCCGGAGGCTCCGGAGGCTCACCTCCCACGTGGCCGCACCTACGTGGTCGAAGACCACGTCCGCGCCCTTGCCGCCGGTGAGCTCCCGCACCCGCTCCGCCACGTCCTCCCGCTTGTAGTTGATCCCCTCGTCCGCGCCCAGGGCTCGGGCCCGCTCCAGCTTCCAGTCGTCCCCCGCGATGGCGATCACCCGGGCGTGGTGGGCCTTGGCGATCTGAATGCCCGCGCTCCCAACCCCGCTCCCTGCGCCCCAGATCACCACATCCTCTCCCGGACGCACGCGGGCCTGGGTCACCAGCATGTTCCATGCGGTGAGGAACACGAGGGGGAAGGCCGCGGCTTCCTCGAAGGTGAGGTTTGCGGGCTTGGGGAGCACGTTCACCGCGGGGACCACCACGAACTCCGCGTTGGTCCCGTTCCGTCTGGCCCCCAGGAGCCCGTACTGGGGGCAGAGGTTGTCGGTCCCCCGGATGCACGCGGGACACTGCCCGCAGGAGATCCCGGGGCTCAGGGCCACCTCGTCTCCCACCCGCACCCCGGTCACCCCCTCCCCCACCGCCTCCACCACGCCCGCGCCGTCGGAGCCGAGGATGAGGGGAAGGGGCCACCGACCCGCGGGCCCGCGGCGCACCCACAGGTCGAGGTGGTTCATGGCCGCGGCCCGGATCCGCACCCGAACATGCCCAGGAGGAACTTCGGGGACCGGAACCTCCTCCAGCCGCAGCACCTCCGGTCCCCCGTGCTCTCGGATCACCACCGCCCGCATCCGCATCCTCCTCACACGACCCCGCGGAGTCTCGGATCCAGGGCGTCCCGGATGCCGTCCCCCACCATGTTGAAGGCGAACACCACGATCATCAACGCCAGGCCCGGCGCGAGGGACAGGATGGGGAAGCTGGTGAGGAACCGATATCCCTCCAGCACCATGGATCCCCAGGCGGGGGTAGGCGGCTTGATGCCGACCCCCAGGAAGCTCAGGCTCCCCTCGATGAGCATGGCCCCGCCCAGGCTCAGGCTTGCCTGCACGATGAGGGGCGAGAGGCAGTTGGGGAGGATGTGGCGGAACATGATGCGGCTCGTGCTGGCCCCTAGGGCCTGGGCCGCGATCACGTACTCGTTCTCCTTCACGGAGAGGGTCTGACCGAAGGTCAGCCGGGTGTACCCGGGGATGAAGGCCACCGCGAGCGCCACCATCACGTTCCGGACCCCTGCTCCCAGGAGGGAGGTGATGACCAGGGTGAACACCAGAGGGGGCATGGCCATGAGGGCGTCCATGCACCGCATGATGAACACCCCGACTCTTCCTCCCACGAACCCCGCGATGAGCCCCAGGATCACGCCCGTCGCCCCTCCCATGAGGACCGCCCCCACGGCCACGATCAGGGAGGTCCTGGCCCCGTAGATGAGGCGGCTCAGGACGTCCCGTCCCAGGGCGTCCGTGCCCAGCCAGTGCTCCGCGCTGGGCCTCTGGAGGACGTTCCGGAGGTCCTGCGCATACGGATCGTAGGGGGCCAGCAGGGGAGCGAAGAGGGCCGAAATGAGGAACATCCCGACCACCACGAGTCCGAACACCACCAGAGGGCGCGAGAAGAGGACCCGCCGGACCCTGGCACTGACCACCCCCCGCGCCGGCCGTGCGACCGCCGTCCACTCCGCCACCCTAGCCATATCGAATCCTCGGGTCCAGGAATCCGTACATCAAATCTACCATCAGCGTGATCATGGTCGTGGTGATCCCCGTGAGCAGGGCAAAGCCCTGGACCACGGGATAGTCCTTGGCCACCACGCTGTCCACCGCCAGCCGCCCCAACCCCGGGATGTTGAACACCGTCTCGATCACCACGGTTCCACCGATGACGAAATTCAACAGCAATCCCGCGATGGTGACCACGGGGATGAGGGCGTTCTTCAGGGCGTGCTTGGAGATCACCTGCCGCTCAACCACGCCCTTGGCCCGTGCGGTACGGATGTAGTCCTGCCGCAGGACCTCCAGCATGCTGGACCGGGCCTGCCGGGCCAGGGCGGCCATGGGGAGGGTGGCCAGCACGATCACGGGCATTACGCTCTGCCGAAAGCTCATCCAGAAGTCCTCGAACGGACTCGTGTACCCGAAAATGGGCAGCCACCGCAGGCGCAACCCGAAGATGTAGATGAACAGGATCGCCAGCCAGAAGCTGGGGGCGGTGATGCCGATGTTCGCGATGAAGGTGACCAGGGTATCCAGCCACGTCCCCCGGCGCAGGGCGCTGACGATCCCTAGGAACACCCCCACCACTCCCCCCACCACCAGGGCGGTGACCCCGATGTGGAGGGAGATGGGGAGCCTCTTGGCGATCTCCGACCGCACGTCCACCCGCTGGATGATGGAGATTCCCAGATCTCCCCGGGTCACCAGGCCCCACAACCACCGCACGTACTGGACGGGGAGGGGCTGGTCCAGGCCGAATTCCTTCCGGAGGAGAGCGAGGCGTTCCTCCGAGGCCGCCTCGAACTCCTCCGCGGTGATCAACATGAGCACGGGATCCCCCGGAAGGAGCCGCATGAGCAGGAACACCACCACGCTCAGCAGCCAAACGACCAACAGGGACTGCAGGAACCTCCGCAGAATGTAAGTGCTCACCTGGTTCACCACCTCCGTCTCGATCCCGCGAGCTTACGGGAAGGTGAGGACGGTGCGGATCACCTCCCCCTTGCGCATCCACTCGAAGCTCTCGTTCACGTGCTCCAGCCCCGCCTTCCGGCTCACCATCTCGTCCAGCTTCAACCGCCCCTGCCGGTACAGGTCCAGGTACCGCGGGATGTCCACGGGGAACCGGTTGGACCCCATGACGGATCCCTGCAGGCGCCGTTCCCGCAGGATCTGCCGCGGCTCCAGCTCCAGGGTGTCCGTGACGGAGGGCACCCCGATGATGGTGGCGGTTCCCAGGGGGGCCAGGCAGTCCACGCACTGCCGGTACACCTTGGGAGACCCGACGACGGCAAAGGAGTAGTCCACCCCTTCACCGGTCAACCGCAGGATGGCCTCCACCGGGTCCACCTCCGAGGCGTTCACCACGTCCGTGGCTCCAAACCGTTTCGCGATCTCGAGCTTCTGCGGCAGGATGTCCACCGCGATGATCCGGCGTGCCCCCGCGAGATAGGCTCCCTGCACCACGGAGATCCCCACTCCCCCCAATCCGAACACCGCTACGGTGCTCCCCGGCTGCACCTTGGCGGTGTTGAACACCGCGCCCACTCCCGTAAGGACTCCGCAGCTCAACAACGCGGCGGCCTCGAGCGGCACATCCTCCGGAATCTTCACCACCGCGTTCTCGTGGATCAGCATCTTCTCCGCAAAGGCCCCCACGTTCGCGAACTGGTTCACGGGCTGCCCGTTCCGCCGTAGGCGCGGGGGTTCGGAGGGATCCCGTCGCGTGTACGGGCTGCGGCAGAGGTTCAGGTGGCCCGTGAGGCACTTGTCGCACTGCCCGCAGAAGGCGGTCACGCACACCACCACGTGGTCCCCCGGCCTGACCCGGGTCACGAGGCCCCCCACCTTCTCCACCACGCCCGCCGCCTCGTGTCCGAGCACCATGGGAAGGGGGGCGGGCAGATCGCCGTCCGCGATGTGCAGGTCGCTGTGGCACACCCCCGCGGCCACGGTGCGCACCACCACCTCCCGGGGACCGGGCTCGTCGATCTCCACCTCCTGGATCACCAGGGGCTTTTTGGCCTCCTGGAGTACCGCCGCCTTCATCGGTTCGCCTCCTGGGGATTTTGTCCGTTCATCGTCTCGCCCACCACGCCTCTGCGGGTTTCCACCAAGGCCACGTCTGACCCTGGAGGTGACCGGTATCCCGCACCTCCCTCCGGGCCACCACCGCGGCTCCGGGAGAGGTGTACACGGGGATCACGGTGTGGTCCTGCAGCAGCATCCGGTGGAGCTGCTGGAGCTTGTGACGTTGCGGGGTCAGGGTGCCCGTGGACTCCTCCAGCACCTTCTCTAGACCCTCCGGGCGTTTCAGGCTCGCCCAGACCTCCCGGGCCGTAGGGCCGAGGTAGAACTGGATGTACGTGTTAAAATTCGGGAAGTACCCGTAGATGTGCGCCAGAAGTCCCCGCCATCCCTTCTGCTGATACTCATAGTAGCGGCCCACGGGGGGGATCTCCAAATCCGCCCGGATCCCCACCGCCTGCAGAGCCCCCTGGAGGGCAACCCCCACGTCCCTTTGCAGGTAGAAGGCAGGGATCAAGCGCGTACCGAAGCCGTTCGGGTACCCGGCCTGGGCGAGGAGCTCTCTTGCCCGCTCAGGGTTATACGTCGGGCCCCGGTAGTCCGGTAAGACCGCGGGGCTTTCCGGCGGCGCGATCTGAGACCAGGGTTCTCCCAGCCCTGCCCCCAGAACCCGGGCCAAGGAGACCCGGTCCAAGGCATAGCCCAGGGCTTCCCGCACCCGGCGATCCGCAAAGGGGGAGTCCGGAAGAGCGCTATCGGGAATCAGCATCAGGATGCCCCGCGAGGGAGGACCGGTGATCACCTGGAACCGGCCCGTGGCCCGAAGCTGATTGATGATCTGAGGGTCCGCGAACCGGGCCATGTCCACCTCGCCCGCGAGGAGGGCCGCCTGAATGGTGAGGGGCTCCGCCTGAGGGAAGAAGCGCAGCTCGATGCGATCCAGGTAGGGCTTGGGCCGATCCCAGTACCGGTCGAACCGCACGTAGTGTGCGTACGCGCTTGGGTCATAGCGGGTGATCCGGAAGGGTCCGGTGCCCACCGGCTGCCACTGGGCCCGCTCCTGCCCGAGCCTCTGTATGGTGCTGGGAGACGCGATCAGGGCGGCGCTCCCCCCGAGGGAGAGGAACACGCCGTTGTCCCACTTCTCCAGGTTCACCCGCACCACGTACCGGTCCAGGACGTCCACGGAACGGATGTACTTCGGGAGTCGTCCCACCCGGAGGAAGTTCTCCAAGCTGAATTTCACTGCCTCCGCACTGAGCTCTGTCCCATCGTGGAACAGGACGCCCCGGCGCAACCGGAAGGTCAGCGCTTTCCGGTCCGGGGCGATCTCCCACCGCTCCGCCAGTTTGGGGAATACTCGGCCGTACGCGTCCACCCAGACCAACGTCTCGTACACCGGAACCGCAGGAAGGATCCCGAACACCGGCATGACCCAGGGCACGCCAAATGGCCCTCCGGGCGAAGCCCCCTCCGCGATCCGCAGCACGCCACCCCGCGGTTTCTGCTCCGCGGGTCCTGCAAGGCCGAACTCGCCTCCTCCCAGCGTGACTACAAGAGCCGCCACCAGAGCGAGGGAGATCCCCAGGGTCCGTCCACGGGCATCCACGTTCCCCACCTCCCATCTCCGGATCGCCGCTCCCCCCTCGGTTCACCTTCCCTCCGGAGAGCCCACGGAGGCCGGAACCCGGCCCTCCAGAGGAGCCTGCCGGAGGATCCGCCACACCTTCTCCGCCCTCAGGGGCATGTCCAGATGTCGCACCCCGAGCGGAGCGAGGGCGTCCACCACCGCGTTCACGAAGGCCGGTGTCCCCCCGATGGTCCCCGACTCCCCGACGCCCTTCGCCCCCAGGGGATTCGTGGGCGAAGGGGTAACGGTGTGGTACAGCTCAAGCGGAGGGACGTGCGTGGCCCGGGGGATGGAGTAGTCCGCCAGGCTTGAGACGAGGGGTTGCCCGTCCTGGCCGTACGCCACCTCTTCCAGGAGGGCCTGGCCGAGGGCCTGCACGATCCCTCCCTGGATCTGACCGGCCACCAGCAGGGGGTTGACCATCACGCCCACGTCGTCCACCGCTACGTACCGGAGGACGGACACCTCCCCCGTCTCCCGATCCACCTCCACCAGGCAGAGGTGGGCTCCGAAGGGGAAGGTGTTGGAGGGGATGGCGAAGGTGGCAGACTCCTCCAGTCCGGGTTCCATCCCTTTCGGGAGGCGCATGGGCTGATACGCGGCGGCCGCGACCTCCGCCACCGATAAGGATCGATCCGGCACGCCCCGCACGGATACCCGCCCTTCCCGCAGCTCCAGATCCGCCACGGGGGCCTCCAGGAGATGCGCGGCGATTCGGAGGAGCTTGCGCCGCACCTTCTCCGCGGCCCGCAGGATGGCGGAGCCTCCCACCACCAGGGTGCGGCTCCCCCCCGTCCCCCCGCCCATGGGGATGGCCAAGGTGTCCCCGTGGACCACCCGCACCTTGTAAGGATCGATCCCCAGCTTCTCGGCCGCGATCTGGGCGAACCCCGTCGCGTCCCCCTGACCATGGGGAGAAGTCCCCGTGAACACCACCGCGGTCCCGTCCGCGTTCATCCGGACCTTCGCCCACTCCCACCCGAAGGCGCAGATCTCCACGTACGTGGAGAGGCCGATCCCCACCAGCCGCCCTTCCTTTCGGGCCTGCTCCTGTTCCTTCCGCAGCTTCGGATAGTCCGCCTTCTCGAGGAGGACCCGGAGGGCCCGGTGGTAGTCACCGCTGTCGTACCGCAATCCCGTGGGCGTGCGGTACGGGAACGCCCCCCTGGGGAGGAGGTTGCGGCGCCGCACCTCCGCGGGATCCAGCCCGAATTCCCGGGCCACGAGATCCATCCCCCGCTCCAGATAGTAGGTGGCCTCCGGACGGCCTGCGCCCCGGTACGCACCGGAAGGGGTTTTGTTCGTGTACACCCCCACCACCTCGATGTCCACCGCGGGGATGCGGTAGGGACCCGTGAGCATCCGGGCCGTCATGCCCGCGATGACCAGGGTGGTGGTGACCGCGTAGGCTCCGAGATCTCCCACAATGCGG from Armatimonadota bacterium carries:
- a CDS encoding alcohol dehydrogenase catalytic domain-containing protein, with the translated sequence MRAAVMVGFREPLVIQELPDPEPGPTDAVVRVHACGICRTDWHVWQGDWGWLGRAPTLPVVPGHELAGVVEAVGEGVRSVRVGDRVTVPFHVACGRCEYCSAGRSNLCLTGGGLGVRRNGGYAEKVLIPEADVNLLRLPENIGFISAAALGCRYMTAYHGIVDRAQLRPGEWVAIFGVGGVGLSAVQISSALGARPIAVDIREDKLEKARAEGAVATVNAARGDPVEAIRALTGEGADITVEALGSEETTVPAVLALRRGGRHVQIGLTSQKEQGRVSIPVDYLVRHEISFLGSFGCPVASHRGLLNLVAMGKVDPGRLVTQTVSLEESTEVLQAMSEFGTLGFHVIVPGGNP
- a CDS encoding zinc-binding dehydrogenase, with the protein product MRAVVIREHGGPEVLRLEEVPVPEVPPGHVRVRIRAAAMNHLDLWVRRGPAGRWPLPLILGSDGAGVVEAVGEGVTGVRVGDEVALSPGISCGQCPACIRGTDNLCPQYGLLGARRNGTNAEFVVVPAVNVLPKPANLTFEEAAAFPLVFLTAWNMLVTQARVRPGEDVVIWGAGSGVGSAGIQIAKAHHARVIAIAGDDWKLERARALGADEGINYKREDVAERVRELTGGKGADVVFDHVGAATWEVSLRSLRRGGRLVLCGATTGSVVQTDIRYIFGKAVTVYGTYMGGKWELWELLPLIERGVLKPVVDRVFPLSEVREAHAFLEAGQQFGKVVLVP
- a CDS encoding ABC transporter substrate-binding protein, translated to MGNVDARGRTLGISLALVAALVVTLGGGEFGLAGPAEQKPRGGVLRIAEGASPGGPFGVPWVMPVFGILPAVPVYETLVWVDAYGRVFPKLAERWEIAPDRKALTFRLRRGVLFHDGTELSAEAVKFSLENFLRVGRLPKYIRSVDVLDRYVVRVNLEKWDNGVFLSLGGSAALIASPSTIQRLGQERAQWQPVGTGPFRITRYDPSAYAHYVRFDRYWDRPKPYLDRIELRFFPQAEPLTIQAALLAGEVDMARFADPQIINQLRATGRFQVITGPPSRGILMLIPDSALPDSPFADRRVREALGYALDRVSLARVLGAGLGEPWSQIAPPESPAVLPDYRGPTYNPERARELLAQAGYPNGFGTRLIPAFYLQRDVGVALQGALQAVGIRADLEIPPVGRYYEYQQKGWRGLLAHIYGYFPNFNTYIQFYLGPTAREVWASLKRPEGLEKVLEESTGTLTPQRHKLQQLHRMLLQDHTVIPVYTSPGAAVVARREVRDTGHLQGQTWPWWKPAEAWWARR
- a CDS encoding Zn-dependent alcohol dehydrogenase — encoded protein: MKAAVLQEAKKPLVIQEVEIDEPGPREVVVRTVAAGVCHSDLHIADGDLPAPLPMVLGHEAAGVVEKVGGLVTRVRPGDHVVVCVTAFCGQCDKCLTGHLNLCRSPYTRRDPSEPPRLRRNGQPVNQFANVGAFAEKMLIHENAVVKIPEDVPLEAAALLSCGVLTGVGAVFNTAKVQPGSTVAVFGLGGVGISVVQGAYLAGARRIIAVDILPQKLEIAKRFGATDVVNASEVDPVEAILRLTGEGVDYSFAVVGSPKVYRQCVDCLAPLGTATIIGVPSVTDTLELEPRQILRERRLQGSVMGSNRFPVDIPRYLDLYRQGRLKLDEMVSRKAGLEHVNESFEWMRKGEVIRTVLTFP
- a CDS encoding isochorismatase family cysteine hydrolase, producing MKLEEKVRPQHTALLVIDMQNDFCHPEGAWGKLGMPLEATHRMLPRLEALLRHARTAGVQVVFVGTHYLPEVLTPVWTERRAHRRRVSMLRPGTWGAEFVLPPQPQDLVLYKHRYSAFFGTSLDLVLRGRGIRTVVLTGTVTNVCVETTARDACQREYYVVVVEDCCSALSEEDHRASLRNLDRYFGEVVSSDALLRVWSTVAVASPGA
- a CDS encoding ABC transporter permease encodes the protein MARVAEWTAVARPARGVVSARVRRVLFSRPLVVFGLVVVGMFLISALFAPLLAPYDPYAQDLRNVLQRPSAEHWLGTDALGRDVLSRLIYGARTSLIVAVGAVLMGGATGVILGLIAGFVGGRVGVFIMRCMDALMAMPPLVFTLVITSLLGAGVRNVMVALAVAFIPGYTRLTFGQTLSVKENEYVIAAQALGASTSRIMFRHILPNCLSPLIVQASLSLGGAMLIEGSLSFLGVGIKPPTPAWGSMVLEGYRFLTSFPILSLAPGLALMIVVFAFNMVGDGIRDALDPRLRGVV
- a CDS encoding ScpA family protein, with amino-acid sequence MTRDEPLIRIPGFEGTVSEAVRRAQVGELDLREVSVAEAIRSVLDALPEEDLEARTHFLQQAAMLVALKSLQLLPARPAPGVNVEEADAEAESPMEVNLEAYRAFRDVASALAALEAVQSRVFTRPPVEVDPSELPLVGVSVEDLLAAFRRVLERSREVVEEIPAAGVSVEERAAFILRTLAASPTGVVFEALFQPEDSRLVVIVTFLALLELVRQGRIRIEQSRPFTPIRLRLAESRSGPRLEEAG
- a CDS encoding xanthine dehydrogenase family protein molybdopterin-binding subunit, giving the protein MTGEWTWLGRQVRRIEDPKLLQGKGAYLDDLNPSGVLHVALVRSPHAHARIVEVDPSEALRQPGVVQVLLAQDLEIQDVPVMGPPGTQPVPHPVLAREVVRYVGQPVAAVLAESPAAAEDGAAMVRVTYEPLEAVADPLEALEGRRLVHEHLGNNVGLRLNIRQGEVEEAFRSAARVIRQRMWNQRLAAAPMEPRGVLAEWDGVREQLTVWASTQLPHSLRDTLARALKLDANQVRVITPDVGGGFGLKLNAFPEDVLVAYLAQRRGRPVKWVERRSESMVASAHGRSQLCDLELACDGRARVIGLRARIVGDLGAYAVTTTLVIAGMTARMLTGPYRIPAVDIEVVGVYTNKTPSGAYRGAGRPEATYYLERGMDLVAREFGLDPAEVRRRNLLPRGAFPYRTPTGLRYDSGDYHRALRVLLEKADYPKLRKEQEQARKEGRLVGIGLSTYVEICAFGWEWAKVRMNADGTAVVFTGTSPHGQGDATGFAQIAAEKLGIDPYKVRVVHGDTLAIPMGGGTGGSRTLVVGGSAILRAAEKVRRKLLRIAAHLLEAPVADLELREGRVSVRGVPDRSLSVAEVAAAAYQPMRLPKGMEPGLEESATFAIPSNTFPFGAHLCLVEVDRETGEVSVLRYVAVDDVGVMVNPLLVAGQIQGGIVQALGQALLEEVAYGQDGQPLVSSLADYSIPRATHVPPLELYHTVTPSPTNPLGAKGVGESGTIGGTPAFVNAVVDALAPLGVRHLDMPLRAEKVWRILRQAPLEGRVPASVGSPEGR
- a CDS encoding ABC transporter permease — translated: MSTYILRRFLQSLLVVWLLSVVVFLLMRLLPGDPVLMLITAEEFEAASEERLALLRKEFGLDQPLPVQYVRWLWGLVTRGDLGISIIQRVDVRSEIAKRLPISLHIGVTALVVGGVVGVFLGIVSALRRGTWLDTLVTFIANIGITAPSFWLAILFIYIFGLRLRWLPIFGYTSPFEDFWMSFRQSVMPVIVLATLPMAALARQARSSMLEVLRQDYIRTARAKGVVERQVISKHALKNALIPVVTIAGLLLNFVIGGTVVIETVFNIPGLGRLAVDSVVAKDYPVVQGFALLTGITTTMITLMVDLMYGFLDPRIRYG